The following is a genomic window from [Limnothrix rosea] IAM M-220.
CCTTGATATCGGTATCAGCTGGACTCTTGGCATTGTGAGTTATGCTGCTTTCGCTGCCTATGCCCACCAGTTACAACATGACACTCCCATTAAATGTTTCTGGATGAGTATACCTGTTCACTATGTTCACCACAAGTACAATCAATGGCACCACAACTATGGTATCGGCGTTGATTTGTGGGATCGAGTCTTTGGAACCTATCAGTCAAAAGAATGGGTTGAACAACAAGAATTACGGCAAGTAAATGAGACGTTAATGTCTATTAAATGGTATTAGATGATTATTTTTTGAGTGTTGTCTTCTCTGCTCTGCTTTGGTTTTAAAGTCTTAACTAATCTCGATGGTTTCATCGGGATTTTGCTATCAAAATAGAGTTGTCGGTTAACAAAATAAATTTAAAAAAATGTGGATTCCCAGCTTTTTCATGGAAGTTGGGATTTTTGATTTGTGTTTTAGATGTATGCTGAAAAATCTTCTATGGGTACATCTGTGGCATTTTGAGAAGGGTCTAGGATGTATGTTTAGAATAATTTAAGTCTTTGTAGATCTTGAAGCTAGACAAATATGTCAGGATCTTTCTCAGAAGTCGTGTTAATGATAAATGAAAGACCGAAACAGCTGTCATTGACATGTTGTGAATATCTATGGTTTGGACTAAGCGTCTGAAATGGTTTACTCGTAAATCGCAGCAATTACCTTTACGTCTTGTATTGGTTGTCCCTTTTTTGTTGCAAATTTTTGGTGCTGTTGGTTTGATTGGCTATTGGTCGTTACGGAATGGTCAAAGGTCTGTTGATACTTTGGTGCAACAGTTACAAACGGAAATTTCACGGGAAATTGATCTCCATCTGCGGAGTTATTTGCGGGAGCCGGATTTTGCTAATCGTGCCACGATCGCCGCCATTGAGTTAGGGTTTATTGACCCGACGGATCGTGAGTCTTTGATTACTTATTTTCGGCGGGCGATCGCCGACAATCCTCAAATTAATACAATTCAATATGGCTCTATCGAGGGTGATTATTTAGGCATTGGGCGCTGGAAAGGGGAGCAGCAGGTCTTAAAGATTGCGACCCGTGAGATGGATGGCAAATTTCAGACCCTGCGGCTTAACGATGACAATGAGCCGACCTACATTTACAACACCCGCGAAAACTATGTTTTGCAAGATCGTGACTGGTTTAAAAATCCGGTAGGGGCGAAGGTGACCCGCTGGAGTCCTGTTTACGTGATGTTTAGTAACCAGATGTTGGGTCTGACGCTAGCTGAGCCAGTGATGAATGGCAGGGGTGAAGTGATTGGTGTCATTGGCACAGATGTCTTGCTGGCAGAATTAAACTCTTTTCTAAAAAGTCTTGAGGTCGGTAAAACGGGTCAAGCGTTTATTTTGGAGCGT
Proteins encoded in this region:
- a CDS encoding sterol desaturase family protein, which gives rise to MAAPTNIVVIATFFILAVLFGSFIEYWIHRVFHVRQSHPIKKIFPKLGQGHTQHHLGGEGQGFLWEFRNYVFGTCPVMIPMFFISLDIGISWTLGIVSYAAFAAYAHQLQHDTPIKCFWMSIPVHYVHHKYNQWHHNYGIGVDLWDRVFGTYQSKEWVEQQELRQVNETLMSIKWY